One Gossypium hirsutum isolate 1008001.06 chromosome A08, Gossypium_hirsutum_v2.1, whole genome shotgun sequence genomic window, ATTCTACTCACCAGTCAATGAAACTCATATTAGCATGCATTAGATAATTGTAGACGTAATCAAAATTATGCAATGGAATACAACTGCAATGTCACCATCAATACTTCAGATTTGGTAAAAGtacaagtaaatatatatatgtatattttgggAGGGGCGGGGGTGTTAATCACACGAACTATATTTTACCTGTCAGAGAGTAAAACAAAATGTTGGTTATCAGGATCTTTTAGAGCATATGCCAATAATCGTCTCTCTGCATCAACCATAGAAAATGCTCCCCATGTAACCTGCAAATTCAGTGTCAATAAATAGATCAATAGAAAAACTAACCGTACAATAATTGTTGAAGTAGTCATATATCAGATAGCAAAGCTCAACCACAAAATTTGATCTAAGAAACATACCGGAGAACTGTGAATTTCCCGGTTAAGGAAGTAAGGGCTCACATGCACTAGTTTTTCTTTTGATGCATGAATATAAACAGAAAATCTTCCCTCATTACCCTGCCAAGAAAATTGAGCAAACCTTTTTATCAGGATACATGGTTATTATAATTCAAAAACCAAAAATGCAGAAAAAGATATACAAAGTTATTAGAATTCCTTTCTGCAAGAATTCAACAGAAACAATACAGACTGAGCAGACAGTCGATATAACCAAAAGGAATTGATACAGACATCCTGAATCATACAAAGCAGGGAATTGCCTTGTCCTCCACCCTAGCAATTATATCAATTCACAATAAGCCAGATTGATTTCACTAATACCTTCGCCATACACATTAACATATTTGCATTGGCAATCAACAAAGGAAATGTTCTTTACTAAAATGAAATACATATGGCTCTCATTCATATTAGGCAATTCCTGGACACAAAAACTAGTAAAATGACCAACCTGAATTTAAGGATAATAACCATGAGATTTAatggaataaaaaataaagtccATGAAGAATATGAAGACATTAGATCACGGAAGGGAAAAATGAACTAGCAACAACAACCAAAAAAAACTTACACGGAAGAACATATCCCAAAGCTTCTCAAATGGCAATGAACCTGGAGTTAAGAACATGAATGCAATTTTAGGATTTTTGGATTCGACAGGAGGTGTATCCAAAATATCCCTAACCACAACCCGTGAAATAATCTCCTCATCAGTTAATTCCCTTTTAGGAGGAGGAAGCCAATCAGTAAGGACCTTGCAACCTCTAGAAGAAAATACATAACATGCAACATCGCTGTTCGGTGGATAGATGTAAGCACAAACTAGAAAAAGGCTGACAAAAGAAACCATTAAAATAATCCATATTGGCCTCTTCAAAGGAGAGCGATGGCGAGATCCAGGCAAGATCTTAGTATCACCCATGCTACCTAATCGCCACTCCTTAGCTACCTTCATCTAGTATAAACAAAAGAGCTCTATATTCATGTGTTTCTCCTTTGTTTCAGTTTCCTCCTCAAGGTAATCAATCAGTATCCAACAACCAACCCCAGATTCTTCAATGGATCAATGTAATGTGATCTGTAAAAAGAAACCATAggtgaaaaagaaaggaaacgGAGGGAACAAATCGGCAGCAAAGAGGCATAATGGACTGGGAGGAAATCGGCAGAAAACAAAAGCAAAGAAATAAGGAAGAAATCGGAtgaaggaacagaagagaaacaagGGGATGGGGGGAGGGCAAATCAGGGAGGTGATGCTCAATCAGTAGCTAATCTGGGCAAAGagggggaatagaaatcggtggatttcaCCGATTAAGAAGGTAATGGATTAGATGCGTATTAccaatacatcaaaccaaacgACGTGAAGtattaggtggggcccaccgattaggggtgtattggcttagccaatacaccaaaccaaacaagcATCTGTATTAGGAGTTATTAATACATGGTATATTTGCAATATAGCCCTTTAACAAATGATGTTTCCTTTTTCTAACCCAATACTTTTAAACCGCCATTGTCATCTTATAAAATAGCATTACGAGAGTTAGGAACTTCaaaaaaatctgatttctttaAGCTTTCCTTCTTCTCAAGTTTAAACTTATTCTGGTTGCTTTAAAGCTTTCTTGTTTCTGAAGTTTTTCTTAATGGCTTCAACTCCATACGAGTATGATATCATTCACCAGCAAACTTTTGAAGACAACATCATCTCACAATCTCATGATATTGCTTCCCAGTTCATCAATATTGAATTAACCATTGACTTTTTTTTCATATCCGTCCACCATGATTGCTTAGCAGACATCTCCACCATCACCAACCATGCGTCCTTACGAGAAACCTTTCGTTTCAAGCTCGACATTATGGAAAACCAATACCTGTTTGACCAAGTTCTGTTTCCCACGTTTAGAAGACTCCGAATCAAGACGGCCTCCCTTGCTTATCACAACTTCGTTCATGAAATTTTTGTACGTGGGATTTGTAGCATAGGAACTAATCGTGAAGTCTTGCCCTTGCGATCGGTGATACAAGCTTCCGTTGTGGAACACCTTCACGTTCACAGTGACGGGGTTTTGATGGGAAGAGCTTTGGCTGAATCGGCATTGGAGTTTGAAAGCAGTAACTATGGTATGGTTCCGACTAAAGAGTCATTGGTTAAGGAGATGGTAAAGATGGTCAAAGTAGAAGCTGGAGATGAAGAAGATTGCATGATATGTTTGGAGGAGCTGGAGGTTGGGTTTTATGCTTCTCGGATGCCTTTGTTCTCATACTTTTCATGGCGATTGCATCGAGAAGTGGTTGAAGCAGAGCCATTATTGTCCTCTTTGCCGGTTCCAGATGCCAACGAATTAGGCTTAGATATCAACTTTTCATTCCTTCATTTATTTCCTATGTTATTGTGTAACTTCTGTTAAGATTTAGTAATTTGTTGGAGCCATTAATGAAacaatttaataaagaaaaaaaatgagatgaactaatgaaaaaaaaattattttatgaaaaataacatgaaaacacaaaaataatacattaaacaaaataaaaatatgcaaaattaaATCACTATGATAAAATATGCAACATAGGAGATTAATTGAGACATAGCAACAACCAAATGcaatcataaatatttttgtttaaagtTTATCACTAACaaatgcaaaaaataaataaatgataaaaaccAATACAAATTAGTATGAAGACAATGCGGATACACAAATACAACAAATTAACataaagaaattattaatatatgtaacttaaataaaattataatttttaaataaaaatagttaagacataaaaaaactctattttagtattatttatgTCCATTTTACGATCTTTGTTCGATGCTGTCCTTCCCAGTAATAACGTATCTATGATTTgaacttaagtttttttttcttgagaGTGTAACGTGTCTTACCATAATTATTCCCTTAGAAATATTAAGAGTATTGTTGATTTAGGTGAAAATTAACTAAGCTTAATGTTGAATAAGCTATTTCATGAATCAGGATAGTTTTTATAAATTATGGAATAATATTTGATGTAATAACATAATAAATcatcattaaattaaacaaaaaaatatctaataaattatgaaataatattttttgtaataacataataaatcatcattaaattaaaaaaattgaagaattataaataaaatcatcattaaattttcatgcAACAGTTATGTTGTGATGCTGACGTGGAACATAGCACTACTTTCGATCTCGAAGAAATAAAATGATTATcctatcatataatatattttatatttataataatacaaaatttaataaaGTTCTTATTCGTTTAATTTCCATgaaaatcatattatttaaacaaaattagaTTATTTGACATTCACAAgagtgaaaaatatatttaaaaatttgatttcttttctttgaattatattttaagaaataatgaaaaatttagcctataataatttatttatttttatcaaattggctcgtatttttttattacattaagttttaatctttaaaatttagttaattttttttgagatgaaaagaataaattgaattattaaaaatttaatgatattgACATGATTATTCATATGACAATTATGTATAAttcataataattcaaaaaatcattaaaatatttaaaaatttaacaaaattttaaaagttaataaattttttagaaaataaagtaTTTATGTTACTATATTGGCCGTACATGAgctattatgttaattttattaatattttaataatttagttagttctttcataaaaaaacaatttaattaaaatttaaaagttattgtGGTAAAAAGtaaggataaaaaataaaataaatattagagGTAAAactatttttatgcttatttgaaaataatgtctttaaaaaaacataaatactttTTAAACTTTATGCAGTGGTGATGATTAAAccgattttattttgatttttttaatcatttaaagAGAATATATAAAGCAGATTTAATTTGAACGAACGTAATCAGCGTTTATTTATGTTAACGAAAGTCCCGTTTTATTGCTATCGCTCCTCTATTTTAGGattcgaaaaaagaaaaagaaaaagaaaaaggaaaaaagaaaaaaaattaaattttcttcggaaaaaataaaaaataaataaaaattcggaaaatagaagaaaaaattaagacgagaaaaaggaaaaacagaagaaaaaaaaaagggacagATTAATCGCAGATCCCTTTCCACTTTCAGGCTTCATCCTAACTCCTATCAATCCGttaattacaaattatatatatttttcagcTAACtggattttcttttaaaatttataattaattttccttttccaatttgaattttttgatttgattttttgtgGTTGTGGCGTTTTTGCAATTCTGTTGTTGCTTGGAGGAATCGAGACGGAGGTGGAATGCGGTCCTTCTAGACGAAATTTCTAGAAGGTAAGGACCTGGTGCTTGTGGCGGATTAGTCGACGGAGACGCATATAAGTGTTTTAAGGATCGAAAGGGAAAACGATGAAATGGATATCATTGCTTAAGGACATCAAAGAAAAGGTCGGTTTAACTCAAGCTCCTGCTGCTTCCTCTGCTGCCACTGCTTCTTCatcgtcgtcatcatcatcatcttccaaTCGCGATGCCCATGCTTCGTATCTCTTCGACTACATTCCCTCTCCTTCGAGGTtcgatttattattttcattagttaatgtttctatttaaaattaattttagtttttccttgcTTGCATTTCCTCCAGTTAAGATGATTCAATTTATCAGATGAACTGTTAAGAGTCATAGTTGCGCACtcttttttaaggaaaaaaaaatcctTCCATCTTGCAGTTGTCTTGATTTCAAATTTGTTTTCGTGAATTAGAAGTTAACTTCCGTTATAGTGCCTGCCTTTCTCTGTCCATTTATGTTTTCGATAAAATAATCTCCGATGAGATATGCTCTTAAGATTTGTTACCTTTCTTTACAAGAAATTGGATTTTAAAGGTTTAAATTCAGTTATGAATAGCTTTTCGATTCTGTTTGATGTGCTATTATGAATGAAGTTAATTTCAGTTGGCAATGTGTAGTTTTGAGGCAAGCATTGGTGATTTTACTCTATTTGTATAAGGTTGGACACGAATAAGGAAAATCAAGCAAGGTTAGTTCTGGATGGCTTTTTCCACTAAATGAGCATAAGAAAACGAAAACATTGAAGCAAACAAAAGGGAAAAGAATAGCAAAAAGAGGTG contains:
- the LOC107954101 gene encoding glycosyltransferase BC10 isoform X1, encoding MKVAKEWRLGSMGDTKILPGSRHRSPLKRPIWIILMVSFVSLFLVCAYIYPPNSDVACYVFSSRGCKVLTDWLPPPKRELTDEEIISRVVVRDILDTPPVESKNPKIAFMFLTPGSLPFEKLWDMFFRGNEGRFSVYIHASKEKLVHVSPYFLNREIHSSPVTWGAFSMVDAERRLLAYALKDPDNQHFVLLSDSCIPLHNFDYVYNYLMHANMSFIDCFVDPGPHGNGRYSTRMLPEVEEKDFRKGAQWFTMRRQHALLVMADSLYYSRFRDYCRPFADGKNCIADEHYLPTFFNLVDPGGIANWSVTRVDWSERKWHPKSYRAQDVTEIAFSLNLWNGHMKLEVIFNGNFGQYSFSC
- the LOC107954101 gene encoding glycosyltransferase BC10 isoform X2, coding for MKVAKEWRLGSMGDTKILPGSRHRSPLKRPIWIILMVSFVSLFLVCAYIYPPNSDVACYVFSSRGCKVLTDWLPPPKRELTDEEIISRVVVRDILDTPPVESKNPKIAFMFLTPGSLPFEKLWDMFFRGNEGRFSVYIHASKEKLVHVSPYFLNREIHSSPVTWGAFSMVDAERRLLAYALKDPDNQHFVLLSDSFVDPGPHGNGRYSTRMLPEVEEKDFRKGAQWFTMRRQHALLVMADSLYYSRFRDYCRPFADGKNCIADEHYLPTFFNLVDPGGIANWSVTRVDWSERKWHPKSYRAQDVTEIAFSLNLWNGHMKLEVIFNGNFGQYSFSC